In Methanobrevibacter sp., one DNA window encodes the following:
- a CDS encoding McrB family protein codes for MSENNLQVDSFYKYLISNGYYFDKELIENYLLSLKVKPFEILTGNSGTGKTKLSQLFAKFINPELITIEPPEDYVKVKGNLNFSSWSNMGWTLEKNYFRDFLPIKEFESKCDLVVDNIPAKGGISLTIQLEYTSSVLKDHLKKRCDEFGIEKYSKLEFPIDILINAKGIEKIMDDEIPIEDSITITQNSNKSAYEDCQWNMDHDFFQHSPFKKGKVDCKIIVDGICSDAKLRVLSKLSFSRNEKLQDYLKKHDGEKVKIELKLHDFNFKGFKPKWNFVDSIDVRLNLDENYIKKYIIVPVGANWTDNTNILGYYNVITEDYKSTPAYELIKKAQNDPRNPYFLILDEMNLSHVERYFADFLSSIESGEEIPLYGNDESLKLPDNLFTIGTVNVDETTYMFSPKVLDRANTIEFDTLTAWDYMVSDLDDDDFKGDIDYLQSPLIDSNISNLNIEDLKEILSEISYGDGNLWKELANELTALQEELKGSSFDFGFRVINEILRFMIVAWRYEESPSEWNNWQRYFDAQIKQKILPKLHGSEKAIGNVLTSLFNLCLEERNNNENPKIFEVNKENSRYYSSALKLQSMSNVLSDQRYVSFIN; via the coding sequence ATGTCAGAAAATAACTTACAAGTAGATTCATTTTATAAATACTTAATTTCTAATGGTTATTATTTTGATAAAGAATTAATTGAAAATTATTTGTTATCTTTGAAAGTTAAACCATTTGAGATTTTAACAGGAAATTCTGGGACCGGAAAAACAAAACTATCACAGTTATTCGCAAAGTTCATCAATCCTGAATTAATTACTATTGAGCCTCCTGAAGATTATGTGAAGGTTAAAGGAAACTTAAATTTTTCTTCATGGAGCAATATGGGATGGACTCTTGAAAAGAATTATTTTCGCGATTTTTTACCAATCAAAGAATTCGAATCAAAATGTGATTTAGTAGTTGATAATATTCCTGCTAAGGGAGGTATTAGCTTAACTATACAGTTAGAATATACAAGTTCAGTTTTGAAAGATCATTTGAAGAAACGATGTGATGAATTTGGCATTGAAAAATATTCTAAATTAGAGTTTCCTATAGATATTCTCATTAATGCGAAGGGCATTGAAAAAATCATGGATGATGAAATCCCAATTGAGGATTCAATCACAATAACACAAAATTCTAATAAATCTGCATATGAAGACTGCCAATGGAATATGGATCATGATTTTTTCCAACATTCTCCATTCAAAAAGGGTAAGGTCGATTGTAAAATTATTGTGGATGGAATTTGTTCTGATGCCAAACTTAGGGTTTTATCTAAATTATCTTTTTCTAGAAATGAAAAATTGCAGGATTATCTTAAAAAACATGATGGGGAAAAAGTTAAAATAGAACTAAAATTACATGACTTTAATTTTAAAGGTTTTAAACCAAAATGGAATTTTGTTGATTCTATTGATGTTAGATTGAATTTAGATGAAAATTATATTAAAAAATACATTATTGTCCCAGTTGGGGCTAATTGGACAGATAACACTAACATTCTAGGTTATTATAATGTAATCACCGAAGATTATAAATCAACTCCCGCTTATGAATTAATTAAAAAAGCGCAAAATGATCCTAGAAATCCGTATTTCCTAATTTTAGATGAAATGAACCTTTCACATGTGGAAAGGTATTTTGCAGACTTTTTATCATCTATTGAAAGCGGCGAAGAGATACCGTTATACGGCAATGATGAATCTTTAAAACTCCCGGATAATCTTTTTACAATTGGGACTGTCAATGTTGATGAGACAACATATATGTTCTCACCTAAGGTTCTTGACAGGGCAAATACAATAGAATTTGACACATTAACTGCTTGGGATTATATGGTGTCTGATTTAGATGATGATGATTTTAAAGGTGATATTGATTATCTGCAATCTCCATTAATCGATTCAAACATATCCAACTTAAACATCGAGGATTTAAAAGAAATATTGTCTGAAATCTCATATGGGGATGGCAATCTATGGAAGGAATTAGCTAATGAGCTTACTGCATTACAGGAAGAGCTTAAAGGGTCTAGTTTTGACTTTGGATTTAGGGTAATCAATGAAATATTAAGGTTCATGATTGTTGCTTGGAGATATGAAGAATCCCCTAGTGAATGGAACAATTGGCAACGTTACTTCGATGCTCAAATTAAGCAGAAAATCCTTCCTAAATTGCATGGGTCTGAAAAAGCCATAGGCAATGTCTTGACTAGCTTATTCAACCTTTGTTTGGAAGAGAGGAACAATAACGAAAACCCTAAAATCTTTGAAGTCAACAAAGAAAATTCCAGATATTATTCTTCAGCCTTAAAGCTTCAAAGCATGTCAAATGTGTTGTCAGACCAAAGGTATGTATCATTTATAAATTAA
- a CDS encoding DUF2357 domain-containing protein, with protein sequence MIEQKVIIHLSDEDSNEIGLLSISSIDPRSDDESEERLSSSMTLENIPIVDEPDNMTPIQYCPNIGANFAKLMFLEETEYQILFESGDVNASYDVLHSLMKMNESHFKPFRFDLGDDDKFKIAGTLNFRSYVGKSFLDVMKDNINSTKIPIEVRSKKIDYFTQYSSMIADLSQHALSLIFELNSPLYQEFEIDYREKETYYEDFMFLEYLFRDDNLPSIFEYLSVNLHSQLKTHVETVPLSLASSINQNTLKNIITKPANLFESDADFEIVDKLKGYIPNEIDQIKHEDVIDIPENRFFKYFLGLIRDLVEKLLESSKEGYIKDKLLYFRDEIDYYLSSKFFNHISAMDYVPFNSQILQKKEGYREIFHYFLMLEFSFRLSWDEINNQFKGFEKKLSELYEYWCYFKLLKVLNDLSIKKISFEDVFKVNKDNWSITIKKGVNSAKKFNINMDGHDINIKLFYNLKFSDNPQYKSYSLAFRPDYTLLVTIGEYKHYIHFDAKYRSELEIIDFYGKIESDADVDREIDKRDELEEKEYVFKDGDIYKMHTYKDSILKTEGAYVLYPGSKTKRFRESDLVIPSVGAFSLTPGNDDVEEDNLAIFIKEVLKTLLYNHGLINYEWISVNY encoded by the coding sequence ATGATTGAGCAGAAAGTTATTATTCACCTGTCGGATGAGGATTCCAATGAAATTGGTCTTTTAAGCATCAGTTCAATCGATCCTAGGTCAGATGATGAGTCAGAGGAGAGGTTATCCTCATCAATGACTTTAGAAAACATTCCGATCGTTGATGAACCGGATAATATGACTCCAATTCAATACTGTCCAAATATTGGAGCTAATTTTGCCAAATTAATGTTTTTAGAAGAAACGGAATATCAGATATTATTTGAATCTGGGGATGTCAATGCAAGTTATGATGTTTTGCATTCGCTCATGAAAATGAATGAAAGCCATTTTAAACCATTCAGGTTTGATTTAGGTGATGACGATAAATTTAAAATTGCTGGAACTCTAAACTTCAGGAGTTACGTCGGCAAATCCTTTTTGGATGTAATGAAAGACAATATTAATTCAACCAAAATTCCAATTGAAGTCAGGTCTAAAAAGATAGATTATTTTACTCAATATTCTTCAATGATCGCTGATTTGTCACAGCATGCATTAAGCTTAATTTTTGAGCTTAATTCTCCATTATATCAGGAATTTGAAATAGATTACCGTGAAAAGGAGACATATTATGAAGATTTTATGTTTTTAGAGTATCTATTTAGGGACGATAACTTACCATCAATTTTTGAATATCTATCTGTAAACTTGCATTCGCAACTTAAAACCCATGTTGAAACGGTTCCGTTGTCATTAGCATCAAGCATCAATCAGAACACTTTAAAAAACATCATAACAAAGCCGGCGAACCTGTTTGAATCTGATGCGGATTTTGAAATTGTTGATAAATTGAAAGGGTATATTCCAAACGAAATTGACCAGATTAAACATGAGGATGTTATTGACATTCCGGAAAACAGGTTTTTCAAATACTTTTTAGGGTTAATAAGGGATTTGGTTGAAAAGTTACTTGAAAGCTCTAAAGAAGGCTACATTAAAGATAAGCTATTGTATTTCAGAGATGAAATTGACTACTATCTGTCAAGCAAATTCTTTAATCATATTTCAGCGATGGATTATGTTCCATTCAATTCACAGATTTTACAGAAAAAAGAAGGGTATAGGGAAATTTTCCACTACTTCTTAATGCTTGAATTTTCATTTAGATTGAGTTGGGATGAGATTAACAACCAATTCAAGGGTTTTGAGAAAAAATTATCTGAGCTATATGAATATTGGTGTTATTTCAAGCTATTGAAAGTATTAAATGACTTAAGTATTAAAAAAATCAGCTTTGAAGATGTTTTTAAAGTCAATAAAGATAACTGGTCAATAACCATTAAAAAAGGAGTTAATTCCGCTAAAAAGTTCAATATAAATATGGACGGTCATGATATCAACATTAAATTATTTTACAATTTGAAATTTTCAGATAATCCTCAATATAAGTCTTATTCACTTGCTTTTAGACCGGATTATACATTGTTGGTTACAATTGGGGAATATAAACATTATATTCATTTTGACGCTAAATATAGGTCTGAACTTGAAATCATTGATTTTTACGGTAAAATCGAATCAGACGCTGACGTGGATAGGGAAATTGACAAAAGAGACGAACTTGAAGAAAAAGAATATGTCTTTAAAGATGGCGATATATATAAAATGCATACTTATAAAGACTCTATTTTAAAGACTGAAGGAGCTTATGTCTTATATCCTGGAAGCAAAACAAAGAGATTCAGGGAATCTGATTTAGTCATTCCGTCAGTGGGTGCATTTTCTCTAACTCCTGGAAATGATGATGTTGAAGAGGATAATTTAGCCATTTTTATTAAAGAAGTCCTTAAGACTCTTCTTTATAATCATGGTTTGATAAATTATGAATGGATTAGTGTAAATTATTAA
- a CDS encoding (deoxy)nucleoside triphosphate pyrophosphohydrolase, producing the protein MKTLNVVAAIIKKDNKILATKRGYGEFINMWEFPGGKIEGSETKEQALIREIKEELDCTIKPTKFALNLEYQYPTFYLKMSCFEAEITQGTPKIIEHNDARWLTKDELDEVNWIPADIEIVDYLKETMED; encoded by the coding sequence ATGAAAACTTTAAATGTCGTTGCAGCCATTATTAAAAAAGACAATAAAATCCTAGCAACTAAGCGTGGCTATGGCGAGTTCATCAACATGTGGGAGTTTCCGGGCGGAAAAATAGAAGGATCCGAAACCAAAGAGCAAGCCCTAATAAGAGAAATCAAAGAAGAGCTCGACTGCACAATCAAACCCACAAAGTTCGCTTTAAATTTAGAATATCAGTATCCAACTTTTTATCTTAAGATGAGCTGCTTTGAAGCAGAAATAACCCAAGGGACCCCAAAGATTATTGAGCACAACGACGCCAGATGGCTTACAAAAGACGAACTGGACGAGGTCAACTGGATTCCAGCTGACATTGAAATCGTCGATTACCTTAAAGAAACCATGGAGGATTAA